In Rhodococcus rhodochrous, a single genomic region encodes these proteins:
- a CDS encoding pseudouridine synthase, whose protein sequence is MVPVPMPSPLPVRNGVGPTRLRVPTSGPWSTVAEYVVARFDHLDADELYRRFDDGEIVGIDGEPIGRSTELGEHRFVWYYRDLPVEEPVPFHEDILYADDDLVVVDKPHFLPTTPGGRYLRESALVRLRTRLDNPDLTPIHRLDRATAGLVMFSARPETRGAYQSLFEKRRVTKVYEAVSTLPVEWDPATPEIAGRPLPVLYRNHIEARRGELRVVVDDTREPNSETLIEVLGSGVSRSGRAVLHTLLRPHTGRMHQLRVHLAALGIGILGDHWYPVLLPETPDDHSLPLQLLARELEFVDPLSGAERRFATRRTLAEAPTTQD, encoded by the coding sequence ATGGTGCCCGTGCCGATGCCCTCACCGTTGCCCGTCAGGAACGGGGTCGGGCCCACGCGACTGCGTGTTCCGACCTCCGGTCCGTGGTCGACGGTCGCCGAGTACGTCGTCGCACGCTTCGACCATCTCGACGCCGACGAGCTCTACCGCCGCTTCGACGACGGAGAGATCGTGGGCATCGACGGAGAACCGATCGGTCGCAGCACCGAACTCGGAGAGCACCGGTTCGTCTGGTACTACCGCGATCTGCCCGTCGAGGAACCGGTGCCGTTCCACGAGGACATCCTGTATGCCGACGACGACCTCGTCGTGGTCGACAAGCCGCACTTCCTGCCGACCACTCCGGGCGGGCGCTACCTGCGCGAGTCGGCGCTGGTCCGGTTGCGGACCCGCCTCGACAACCCTGATCTGACACCGATCCACCGGCTCGACCGGGCGACCGCCGGACTGGTGATGTTCTCGGCCCGGCCCGAGACCCGTGGCGCCTACCAGTCGCTGTTCGAGAAGCGCCGGGTCACCAAGGTGTACGAGGCGGTGTCCACACTGCCGGTGGAGTGGGATCCGGCAACGCCGGAGATCGCGGGACGCCCGCTCCCCGTGCTGTACCGCAATCACATCGAGGCGCGGCGCGGTGAGTTGCGCGTCGTCGTCGACGACACCCGCGAACCCAACTCGGAGACGCTGATCGAGGTGCTCGGATCCGGGGTGAGCAGGTCGGGGCGAGCCGTCCTGCACACCCTGCTGCGCCCGCACACAGGTCGGATGCATCAGCTGCGAGTGCACCTGGCGGCGCTCGGTATCGGGATCCTCGGCGACCATTGGTATCCCGTCCTGCTGCCCGAGACACCGGACGACCATTCGCTCCCCCTCCAATTGCTCGCGCGGGAACTCGAATTCGTCGACCCCTTATCGGGCGCCGAGCGCCGCTTCGCCACCCGGCGCACCCTGGCCGAGGCAC
- a CDS encoding MFS transporter: MTAPARLGIPTGTLALLAALYFAQGLPYGFFTQALPVVLRESGFSLIAISATGVLFAPWALKFLWAPYVDHYGTRRQWLLSLQLAASAVSLILACLDLSSTLRWLLVGIAVVNALSATQDVATDGLAVQLLGPKQRGLGNGIQVGAYRIGMIVGGGALLWVFSLAGWRSLFLAMAFLLVLTTIPVWRLPRTERRATPDREPRSATRMTVAWWARLRRPGMLAFILLIGGFKFGDSMGSAMVGPFMSDSGLTLGQIALVKGVLSSAGALGGAALGGWLCFRRGRRQALLIGGVTQTASLALYVVASLGYGGFGLIVSASLAEHVLGGAATVAVFTLMMDAADRDHAGSDYTLLACAIVVVQGIAGFTAGVVGDVFGYPALFGTSLVLSGIGCAVLLLALDRGIGPTGVHDVWRSGAGQAASRPR, encoded by the coding sequence ATGACTGCACCGGCCCGGCTCGGTATCCCGACCGGCACGCTCGCACTGCTGGCAGCCCTGTACTTCGCGCAGGGCCTGCCGTACGGGTTCTTCACCCAGGCGCTTCCGGTGGTGCTCCGTGAGTCCGGTTTCTCGCTGATCGCGATCAGCGCGACGGGTGTGCTCTTCGCGCCGTGGGCGCTCAAGTTCCTCTGGGCGCCGTACGTCGACCACTACGGAACCCGGCGTCAGTGGCTGCTCTCGCTCCAGCTCGCGGCGTCGGCGGTGTCGCTGATTCTGGCGTGCCTCGACCTGTCGTCGACGCTGCGGTGGCTGCTCGTCGGCATCGCGGTGGTCAACGCCCTGTCGGCCACGCAGGACGTCGCCACCGACGGTCTGGCCGTGCAACTGCTCGGACCGAAACAGCGCGGGCTGGGGAACGGCATCCAGGTCGGCGCGTATCGCATCGGCATGATCGTCGGCGGGGGAGCACTGCTGTGGGTGTTCTCCCTCGCCGGTTGGCGCAGCCTGTTCCTCGCGATGGCATTCCTGCTGGTACTGACGACGATCCCGGTATGGCGACTGCCGCGCACGGAGCGACGGGCCACGCCGGATCGGGAACCGCGAAGCGCGACCCGCATGACGGTCGCGTGGTGGGCGCGTCTGCGCCGCCCCGGGATGCTCGCGTTCATCCTGCTCATCGGCGGCTTCAAGTTCGGTGACTCGATGGGCTCGGCGATGGTCGGCCCGTTCATGTCCGACTCGGGACTCACCCTCGGGCAGATCGCGCTGGTCAAGGGTGTGCTGTCCTCGGCAGGCGCTCTCGGCGGTGCCGCCCTCGGTGGGTGGCTGTGCTTCCGTCGCGGTCGTCGGCAGGCCCTGCTGATCGGTGGTGTCACCCAGACCGCGAGCCTCGCGCTGTACGTCGTCGCGTCGCTCGGCTACGGCGGGTTCGGGCTCATCGTCTCCGCGAGCCTGGCCGAACACGTCCTCGGTGGCGCCGCGACGGTCGCGGTGTTCACGCTCATGATGGACGCCGCGGACAGGGACCACGCCGGCAGCGACTACACCCTGCTCGCGTGCGCGATCGTCGTCGTGCAGGGCATCGCGGGATTCACCGCCGGTGTGGTCGGAGACGTGTTCGGTTATCCCGCGCTGTTCGGCACGAGTCTGGTGCTGTCGGGAATCGGATGTGCCGTCCTGCTGCTCGCTCTCGATCGGGGCATCGGGCCGACCGGGGTGCACGATGTGTGGCGGAGCGGCGCGGGGCAGGCGGCCTCGCGTCCCCGGTGA
- a CDS encoding helix-turn-helix domain-containing protein — MVRLPLTPEQLAAGKRLGGRLREARGSRTLTEVARAADISPETLRKIETGRLATPAFATIAALARVLPVSLDDLAELALPCTDLQRTG, encoded by the coding sequence ATGGTGCGACTCCCCCTGACCCCGGAACAGCTGGCCGCCGGCAAACGCCTGGGTGGTCGGCTGCGCGAAGCCCGAGGCAGCAGGACGCTCACCGAGGTGGCCCGGGCCGCCGACATCTCGCCGGAGACCCTTCGGAAGATCGAGACCGGACGACTGGCGACGCCGGCCTTCGCGACGATCGCCGCTCTCGCACGGGTGCTACCCGTCTCTCTCGACGATCTCGCCGAACTGGCCCTTCCCTGCACCGACCTGCAACGCACCGGATAG
- the map gene encoding type I methionyl aminopeptidase, which translates to MLELKTPGEIAAMDVTGTFIAELLDDLTGRARPGVNLLDLEQRARDMIEERGAVSCYWDYAPSFGRGPFRNVICLSVNDAVLHGLPHDYVLRDGDLLSMDIAVSIDGWVADSARSIIVGAERPEDRHLVEATEVALDAAIAAALPGNRLGDISAAIGAVAAEYGYPVNTEFGGHGLGRTMHEDPHVANTGRAGRGLVLRPGLTLALEPWFAAGTDKIVYDPDGWTIRSADGSRTAHSEHTIAITEGGPLVLTKRERVTE; encoded by the coding sequence GTGTTGGAACTGAAGACCCCCGGTGAGATCGCGGCAATGGACGTGACCGGCACGTTCATCGCCGAGCTGCTCGACGATCTGACGGGCCGCGCCCGACCCGGCGTGAACCTGCTCGATCTCGAACAGCGCGCGCGGGACATGATCGAGGAACGCGGCGCGGTCTCGTGCTACTGGGACTACGCGCCCTCGTTCGGGCGCGGACCGTTCCGCAACGTCATCTGTCTGTCCGTCAACGACGCAGTGCTGCACGGGCTCCCGCACGACTACGTACTCCGGGACGGCGACCTGCTCAGCATGGACATCGCCGTCTCGATCGACGGCTGGGTCGCCGATTCGGCACGCAGCATCATCGTCGGCGCGGAACGTCCCGAGGACCGGCACCTCGTCGAGGCGACCGAGGTGGCGCTGGACGCGGCCATCGCCGCCGCGCTCCCCGGTAACCGCCTCGGAGACATCTCCGCAGCGATCGGCGCTGTCGCCGCCGAGTACGGCTATCCCGTCAACACCGAGTTCGGTGGTCACGGACTCGGTCGCACCATGCACGAGGATCCGCACGTGGCGAACACCGGACGTGCGGGTCGCGGGCTCGTGCTGCGTCCCGGCCTGACGCTCGCCCTCGAGCCGTGGTTCGCGGCGGGGACGGACAAGATCGTCTACGACCCCGACGGCTGGACCATCCGTTCCGCCGACGGCTCGCGCACGGCGCACAGCGAGCACACGATCGCGATCACCGAGGGTGGACCGCTGGTGCTGACGAAGCGAGAGCGTGTCACCGAATAG
- a CDS encoding FmdB family zinc ribbon protein — protein sequence MPLYEFRCADCGPFDVSLPMSEVSASTPCPQCARQARRSLTAPRLGRGGSAAMRLHDATARTASEPDVVSGALPGVPRRPSRPVTTDPRHRSLPRP from the coding sequence ATGCCGCTGTACGAGTTCCGATGTGCCGACTGCGGGCCGTTCGACGTCTCCCTCCCGATGAGCGAGGTCTCCGCGTCGACCCCGTGCCCCCAGTGTGCTCGGCAGGCTCGTCGTTCGCTCACCGCGCCCCGTCTCGGCCGCGGCGGTTCGGCGGCGATGCGCCTGCACGACGCCACGGCACGGACCGCATCCGAACCCGACGTCGTCTCGGGCGCCCTGCCGGGTGTGCCGAGGCGTCCGTCACGGCCGGTCACCACCGACCCCCGACACCGATCCTTACCACGTCCCTGA
- the fmdA gene encoding formamidase: MPDVVFPLDSTRRFTDQEKIGHNRWHPDIPPVATLKPGDSFRVHCREWFDGEIHNDDSADDIRNAPLHIVHALSGPFAVEGAKPGDLLIVDILDLGPIPQEDSGPLAGQGWGYTGIFSKTNGGGFLTDQFPDAYKAIWDFSGQKATSRHVPHVSFTGIVHPGLMGTAPSHELLSTWNTREAALIATDPDREPALALPPEPNGAILGSLSGADFDRVAAEAARTAPPRENGGNQDIKNLTKGSRIFYPVFVDGANLSVGDLHFSQGDGEITFCGAIEMGGFIDLRVDLIPGGMETYGVSENAIFMPGNTDPQYSEWLAFSGTSVTLDGEQRYLDSQLAYQRACLHAIDYLTKFGYSPEQAYLLLGAAPIEGRLSGVVDIPNSCATVYLPTAIFDFPVAPTASGPVTIDPGIGAPRSSA, from the coding sequence GTGCCCGACGTCGTGTTCCCCCTCGATTCGACCCGCCGGTTCACCGATCAGGAGAAGATCGGCCACAACCGCTGGCACCCGGACATCCCGCCCGTCGCGACGCTGAAACCGGGGGATTCCTTCCGCGTGCACTGCCGCGAATGGTTCGACGGTGAGATCCACAACGACGATTCCGCCGACGACATCCGCAATGCCCCGCTGCACATCGTGCACGCGTTGTCGGGACCGTTCGCGGTGGAAGGAGCCAAGCCCGGCGACCTGCTCATCGTCGACATCCTCGACCTCGGCCCGATCCCGCAGGAGGACTCGGGTCCGCTCGCCGGGCAGGGCTGGGGTTACACCGGCATCTTCTCGAAGACGAACGGCGGGGGATTCCTCACCGACCAGTTCCCCGACGCCTACAAGGCGATCTGGGACTTCTCCGGGCAGAAGGCGACGAGCCGCCACGTGCCCCACGTGTCGTTCACCGGCATCGTGCATCCCGGCCTGATGGGGACGGCGCCCTCGCACGAACTGCTGTCGACGTGGAACACCCGGGAAGCAGCGCTGATCGCGACGGATCCCGACCGCGAACCGGCGCTGGCGCTGCCGCCCGAACCGAACGGAGCCATCCTCGGCAGCCTGTCGGGCGCCGATTTCGACCGGGTCGCGGCGGAGGCGGCGCGCACCGCTCCGCCGCGGGAGAACGGCGGCAACCAGGACATCAAGAACCTCACGAAGGGAAGCCGGATCTTCTATCCGGTGTTCGTCGACGGGGCGAATCTGTCGGTCGGCGACCTGCACTTCTCCCAGGGTGATGGCGAGATCACCTTCTGCGGCGCCATCGAGATGGGCGGGTTCATCGACCTGCGCGTCGACCTGATCCCCGGTGGTATGGAGACCTACGGGGTGAGCGAGAACGCCATCTTCATGCCGGGCAACACCGACCCGCAGTACTCCGAGTGGCTCGCATTCTCCGGCACGTCCGTGACGCTCGACGGCGAACAGCGGTATCTGGATTCGCAATTGGCGTACCAGCGGGCGTGTCTGCACGCCATCGACTATCTGACGAAATTCGGCTACAGCCCCGAGCAGGCGTATCTCCTGCTCGGGGCTGCACCCATCGAGGGACGTTTGTCGGGTGTCGTGGACATTCCGAATTCGTGTGCCACGGTGTACCTTCCGACGGCGATCTTCGACTTCCCGGTCGCGCCCACCGCATCCGGCCCGGTGACGATCGATCCGGGTATCGGAGCGCCGCGTTCGTCGGCGTGA
- a CDS encoding FBP domain-containing protein — protein sequence MDPLTERDIRTSFVNCSKGDAKRLPVPRDLDDRPWDELDFLGWTDPSFPGRGYIVVPRDGELVGVAMRFEQQGSGKTQMCTICLTTHTRGGIALMTANKVGDAGRAGNAVGTYMCIDLQCSLYARGKKKPALGSRYREDLEPEEKAERVRENLRAFVDRLYA from the coding sequence ATGGACCCGCTCACCGAACGGGACATTCGAACATCCTTCGTCAACTGCTCCAAGGGCGACGCGAAGCGACTTCCGGTGCCGCGCGATCTCGACGACCGGCCGTGGGACGAACTCGACTTCCTCGGCTGGACCGATCCGTCGTTCCCCGGGCGCGGCTACATCGTCGTCCCTCGCGACGGCGAACTCGTCGGTGTCGCCATGCGGTTCGAGCAGCAGGGCTCCGGTAAGACGCAGATGTGCACGATCTGCCTCACCACCCACACCCGGGGCGGCATCGCCCTGATGACGGCCAACAAGGTCGGCGATGCGGGGCGAGCGGGCAACGCTGTCGGGACGTACATGTGCATCGACCTGCAGTGTTCGCTGTACGCGCGCGGCAAGAAGAAGCCCGCTCTGGGAAGCCGGTACCGAGAGGATCTCGAGCCGGAGGAGAAGGCCGAACGCGTCCGCGAGAATCTCCGGGCGTTCGTCGACCGCCTGTACGCCTGA
- a CDS encoding helix-turn-helix domain-containing protein produces MEQDSSDLDQLIRQRIRSLRLARGWTLDALAARCHISPSNLSRIETGRRRIALDQLVPIARALDTTIDQLVESGEDQDVVIRPQPCDTPGYTTWLLSRERSLGGVTIAKMRITKQEPVPAHTLPVHPGHEWFTVLTGTARLQLGERTILIQEGNAAEFSTMTPHAISAHDGPVEILTILDLNGERAHLRNPGSH; encoded by the coding sequence ATGGAGCAAGACTCGTCCGATCTGGACCAACTCATCCGCCAGCGCATCCGCAGCCTGCGGCTCGCGCGGGGGTGGACCCTCGACGCTCTCGCAGCCCGGTGCCACATCAGCCCGTCGAACCTGAGCCGCATCGAGACGGGCCGTCGCAGGATCGCACTCGACCAGCTCGTCCCCATCGCGCGGGCACTCGACACCACGATCGACCAGCTCGTCGAATCCGGCGAGGACCAGGACGTGGTGATCAGACCCCAGCCGTGCGACACCCCCGGGTACACGACCTGGCTGTTGTCGCGGGAACGATCACTGGGCGGCGTCACCATCGCCAAGATGCGGATCACGAAGCAGGAGCCGGTGCCGGCCCACACACTCCCGGTGCACCCGGGGCACGAATGGTTCACCGTCCTGACCGGCACCGCCCGGCTCCAACTCGGCGAGCGGACGATCCTCATCCAGGAGGGCAACGCCGCCGAGTTCTCGACCATGACACCACACGCGATCAGCGCACACGACGGACCGGTGGAGATCCTCACGATCCTCGATCTCAACGGGGAGCGTGCGCACCTGCGCAACCCCGGATCGCACTGA
- a CDS encoding class I SAM-dependent methyltransferase, with product MHHHAHHTPHGHAHDESMAEVLDLDAAMNRPYFESLLDRVAGQLEREPRSVVDIGAGTGTGTLALARRFPHAQLVALDRSAGMLDRLRKTAEHNGFGDRIRTVEADLDAGLPTVGAIDLAWAALSLHHIEDPDATLRQLAEAMAPGGTVVVTEMESQPRFLPDDIGIGTPGLEARCHEAAASRGWNRWPDWSDNLRRAGFEMVEMRRDELGADVDDTSRRYAHAVLSRMRTGLDNAVSDEDLDTLDRLVGDGPDSVLHRADLVVRGSRTVWIARAIKEENR from the coding sequence ATGCACCACCACGCCCACCACACACCGCACGGCCACGCGCACGACGAGTCGATGGCCGAGGTGCTCGACCTCGACGCCGCGATGAACCGGCCCTATTTCGAGTCGTTGCTCGACCGGGTCGCCGGACAGCTCGAGCGCGAACCGCGCAGCGTCGTCGACATCGGCGCCGGCACAGGAACGGGCACCCTCGCCCTGGCGCGCCGGTTCCCCCACGCGCAGCTCGTCGCCCTCGACCGGTCCGCCGGGATGCTCGATCGACTCCGGAAGACCGCCGAGCACAACGGGTTCGGTGATCGGATCCGGACCGTCGAGGCGGACCTCGATGCAGGACTGCCGACCGTCGGTGCGATCGACCTCGCCTGGGCGGCCCTGTCCCTGCACCACATCGAGGATCCGGATGCGACGCTCCGGCAACTCGCCGAGGCGATGGCACCCGGGGGGACGGTGGTCGTTACCGAGATGGAGTCGCAACCACGATTCCTGCCCGACGACATCGGTATCGGTACGCCGGGACTCGAAGCGAGATGTCACGAGGCCGCGGCGTCCCGAGGGTGGAACAGATGGCCCGACTGGAGCGACAACCTGCGTCGCGCCGGATTCGAGATGGTCGAGATGCGCCGCGACGAACTCGGTGCCGACGTCGACGACACCTCACGCCGATACGCCCACGCGGTGCTGAGCCGGATGCGCACCGGCCTCGACAACGCCGTGTCCGACGAGGATCTCGACACGCTCGATCGGCTCGTCGGCGACGGCCCCGATTCGGTGCTGCACCGGGCAGATCTGGTGGTGCGTGGATCCCGAACCGTGTGGATCGCACGGGCAATCAAGGAGGAGAACCGATGA
- a CDS encoding NAD(P)/FAD-dependent oxidoreductase, with product MNTQEKPTQDGYDVVVIGGGSAGLSAATALARSRRSVLVVDAGEPRNAPAAAAHNVIGHEGIAPTELLALGRKEATGYGAEILSARAESARRSDTGFEIGLSGGTTVQARRLILATGLVDELPDLPGVRELWGKSVLHCPYCHGWEVRDRRIGVISSGPMSVHQTLLFRQLSDDVTFFTHSAPALESEARDQLEARDVRIVDGTVAELRADGEEVRAVVLEDGTEVDVDAVVVAPRFVARADLYEQLGGTVTDHPVGTLIETDPTGKTALPGVWAAGNSADLSAVVVVAAGTGVMTGAAVNADLIAEETAAAVEERAARGLTFAEWPCQAYENGRASTCSPGRFAICVRTGRARCRDVP from the coding sequence ATGAACACCCAGGAGAAACCCACACAGGACGGTTACGACGTCGTCGTGATCGGCGGCGGCTCGGCCGGACTGAGTGCCGCAACCGCGCTGGCACGCTCGCGCCGCTCGGTGCTCGTCGTCGACGCCGGCGAACCGCGCAACGCCCCTGCCGCGGCCGCGCACAACGTGATCGGACACGAAGGCATCGCGCCGACCGAACTCCTGGCTCTCGGACGGAAGGAGGCCACCGGATACGGCGCCGAGATCCTGTCCGCACGAGCAGAATCCGCTCGTCGCAGCGACACGGGATTCGAGATCGGTCTCTCCGGTGGCACCACCGTGCAGGCACGTCGACTGATCCTCGCGACGGGACTGGTCGACGAGCTGCCCGACCTGCCCGGAGTCCGGGAGCTGTGGGGCAAGTCTGTCCTGCATTGCCCCTACTGCCACGGCTGGGAGGTCCGGGACCGGCGCATCGGCGTGATCTCCTCGGGGCCGATGAGCGTGCACCAGACCCTGTTGTTCCGCCAGCTCAGCGACGACGTCACCTTCTTCACCCACTCGGCGCCCGCCCTGGAGAGCGAGGCCCGCGACCAGCTCGAGGCACGCGACGTGCGGATCGTCGACGGCACCGTCGCGGAACTGCGAGCGGACGGCGAGGAGGTCCGTGCCGTGGTGCTCGAGGACGGCACCGAGGTCGATGTCGACGCCGTGGTGGTCGCACCGCGTTTCGTCGCCCGCGCCGACCTGTACGAGCAGCTCGGCGGAACGGTCACCGACCATCCCGTGGGCACCCTCATCGAGACCGACCCGACGGGGAAGACCGCGCTGCCCGGCGTGTGGGCGGCGGGCAACTCCGCCGACCTCTCCGCGGTGGTCGTGGTCGCTGCCGGGACCGGCGTGATGACAGGGGCGGCCGTGAACGCCGACCTCATCGCGGAGGAAACGGCTGCGGCGGTGGAGGAACGAGCCGCCCGCGGACTCACCTTCGCCGAATGGCCTTGTCAGGCATACGAGAACGGCCGGGCGAGCACATGCTCGCCCGGCCGATTCGCGATCTGCGTCAGAACGGGTAGGGCGCGATGTCGGGACGTACCGTGA
- a CDS encoding benzaldehyde dehydrogenase codes for MALLDEALWTGKIHLDGWRPGNGGTTKVTNPSTGEQIAEIGLADPDDVYAAARAAATAQKSWAATAPSERAEILRRAGEKFREHADELIGWGLREAGSIPDKAAMEVFGSATECFEASALPTHPHGEYLPSDNGHWSIARRLPAGVVSVIAPFNFPLLLAMRSVAPALALGNAVLLKPDPRTSVIGGVAVARIFEEAGLPAGVLQVLPGGGDVGAATVDAPEVRVVSFTGSTAAGRHVGKAGAEHLKRTHLELGGNNAMIVLPGADVDLAAGVGAMGSFFHQGQICMTTGRHLVHESVYDDYVRALAARADALVVGDPAGGPVHLGPIIDERQLANIDTIVQDTVAAGGTLAAGGTHEGLFYRPTVLTDLTTEMPAWGQEIFGPVAPVLKFSDADEAVELANASEYGLSVSIVGDVGQAMKIADRIHSGKIHINEMTVADEANAPFGGVGASGTGSRFGGPAANIEAFTETQWVTVRPDIAPYPF; via the coding sequence ATGGCCTTGCTCGACGAAGCCCTGTGGACGGGAAAGATCCATCTCGACGGCTGGCGCCCCGGCAACGGCGGCACCACGAAGGTCACCAACCCCTCGACCGGGGAACAGATCGCCGAGATCGGTCTGGCCGACCCGGACGACGTCTACGCCGCCGCCCGCGCTGCTGCCACCGCGCAGAAGTCCTGGGCCGCCACCGCACCGTCCGAGCGTGCGGAGATCCTCCGCCGCGCCGGCGAGAAGTTCCGCGAGCACGCCGACGAACTCATCGGCTGGGGTCTCCGGGAGGCCGGGTCCATCCCGGACAAGGCCGCGATGGAGGTGTTCGGTTCCGCCACCGAGTGCTTCGAGGCGTCGGCGCTGCCCACCCACCCGCACGGTGAGTACCTGCCGTCGGACAACGGTCACTGGTCCATCGCGCGCCGCCTGCCCGCCGGCGTCGTCTCGGTGATCGCCCCGTTCAACTTCCCGTTGCTGCTCGCGATGCGCTCGGTCGCCCCGGCGCTCGCTCTCGGCAATGCGGTGCTGCTCAAGCCGGATCCGCGGACCAGCGTCATCGGCGGTGTCGCGGTGGCCCGGATCTTCGAGGAGGCCGGGCTTCCCGCCGGTGTGCTGCAGGTGCTGCCCGGTGGCGGTGACGTCGGCGCCGCGACCGTCGACGCTCCCGAGGTGCGGGTGGTCTCGTTCACCGGATCCACCGCCGCCGGACGCCACGTCGGCAAGGCCGGCGCGGAGCATCTCAAGCGCACCCACCTCGAACTCGGTGGCAACAACGCGATGATCGTGCTCCCCGGCGCCGACGTCGACCTCGCTGCCGGTGTCGGAGCGATGGGATCGTTCTTCCACCAGGGCCAGATCTGCATGACCACCGGCCGGCACCTGGTGCATGAGTCCGTCTACGACGACTACGTGCGCGCCCTCGCCGCGAGGGCAGATGCGCTCGTCGTGGGCGATCCCGCGGGCGGCCCGGTGCACCTGGGTCCGATCATCGACGAGCGTCAGCTGGCGAACATCGACACGATCGTGCAGGACACCGTGGCCGCGGGTGGCACTCTCGCTGCCGGCGGCACGCACGAGGGGTTGTTCTACCGGCCCACCGTCCTGACCGATCTGACCACCGAGATGCCCGCCTGGGGCCAGGAGATCTTCGGTCCCGTCGCACCGGTGCTGAAGTTCTCCGACGCGGACGAGGCCGTCGAACTGGCCAATGCGTCCGAGTACGGCCTGTCGGTGAGCATCGTCGGCGATGTGGGGCAGGCGATGAAGATCGCCGACCGGATCCACTCGGGCAAGATCCACATCAACGAGATGACCGTTGCCGACGAGGCCAACGCTCCCTTCGGTGGGGTCGGGGCATCCGGTACCGGTTCCCGCTTCGGCGGTCCGGCCGCGAACATCGAGGCGTTCACCGAGACCCAGTGGGTCACGGTACGTCCCGACATCGCGCCCTACCCGTTCTGA